The Acanthopagrus latus isolate v.2019 chromosome 13, fAcaLat1.1, whole genome shotgun sequence genome contains a region encoding:
- the si:ch211-283g2.1 gene encoding sodium- and chloride-dependent GABA transporter ine: protein MEFVSRRATMMTQGAAMKEQPNRPTWSRQIEFTLAGIGCAVGLGNVWRFPYLCFRSGGGAFLVPYLFMLFVLGIPLLYMELTVGQYTRRGPVHALAIVCPLLKGVGMASVAISFIMCTYYNIVITWALYYLFSSFQAPLPWQNCNNTWNTANCTSHATNSSYSSTASQEFFKYKMLQQTSGVDETGTLRWELFLILLLAWILIYFCIFKGVKSTGKVVYFTALFPYVTLIALLINNAQLPGAVDGITFFIVPEWEKLLSVEVWVNAAAQIFNSIGIGFGSLLAMSSYNSFNNNVLKDTLTIAIINSLTSILAGFVIFSAFGYMSYLQGIPISDLAVDGPGLVYVVYPQAFASMPVSQLWAVLFFFMLLCLGLDSEFAMVEVMVTSLMDEFYQTLIAFFRRKELFVLAICGFAFLLGIPCVMQVGIYVFQLMDHYTAIVSIMFLAFFEVIAICWSYGAKRLSDNLEEMTGQRANIFFRVCWLVVAPVLITVILIFSIIQFKPARYEDYVFPPWAQGVGWVIALASIIWIPLGAIHTLWVLPGSFKQKLKLSIKPYALDEKSNAAYYERGGKNRDPDIAAISSSIDLAVNPPVEAKF, encoded by the exons ATGGAGTTTGTGTCCAGACGAGCGACGATGATGACACAGGGAGCAGCGATGAAGGAGCAGCCCAACCGACCAACATGGAGCAGGCAGATAGAGTTCACGCTGGCTGGCATCGGCTGTGCCGTGGGTCTGGGGAACGTTTGGAGGTTCCCGTATCTCTGCTTCAGGAGTGGAGGAG GTGCCTTTCTGGTGCCGTACCTGTTCATGCTATTCGTGTTGGGGATCCCTCTGCTCTACATGGAACTGACTGTGGGTCAGTACACAAGGAGAGGGCCTGTCCACGCCCTGGCTATTGTCTGCCCACTGTTAAAAG GAGTGGGCATGGCGTCAGTGGCCATCTCCTTCATCATGTGCACCTACTACAACATTGTCATCACCTGGGCCCTCTATTACCTCTTCAGCTCCTTCCAGGCACCGCTACCCTGGCAGAACTGCAACAACACCTGGAACACAGCGAACTGTACCAGTCATGCCACCAACAGCAGCTACTCCTCCACAGCGAGCCAGGAGTTCTTCAA ATATAAGATGCTGCAGCAGACTAGCGGAGTAGACGAAACAGGAACGCTCCGCTGGGAGCTTTTCCTTATTCTCCTTCTAGCTTGGATCCTTATTTACTTCTGCATCTTTAAGGGGGTGAAATCGACGGGCAAG GTGGTGTACTTCACGGCTCTGTTCCCATACGTCACCCTGATTGCATTGCTGATCAATAACGCTCAGCTTCCGGGAGCAGTAGATGGAATAACCTTCTTCATTGTGCCTGAGTGGGAAAAGCTGCTCTCGGTGGAG GTGTGGGTGAATGCCGCAGCTCAGATCTTCAACTCCATCGGGATCGGTTTTGGCTCCCTCTTGGCCATGTCCAGCTACAACTCCTTCAACAACAATGTTCTGAA GGACACCTTGACTATAGCCATCATCAACTCCCTCACCAGCATCCTGGCAGGTTTTGTAATTTTCTCTGCGTTTGGCTACATGTCTTACCTGCAAGGCATTCCCATCAGCGATCTGGCTGTGGATG GTCCAGGACTGGTTTATGTTGTTTACCCACAAGCCTTTGCCAGCATGCCCGTGTCTCAGCTCTGGGCCGTGTTGTTCTTCTTCATGCTTCTTTGCCTTGGACTGGACAGCGAG ttTGCTATGGTTGAAGTGATGGTGACCAGCCTCATGGATGAGTTCTATCAAACTCTGATCGCGTTCTTCAGGCGTAAGGAGCTGTTCGTTCTTGCTATTTGCGGCTTTGCTTTCCTCCTGGGAATTCCTTGCGTCATGCAG GTGGGGATCtatgttttccagctgatggacCATTACACTGCCATAGTGTCCATCATGTTTCTTGCTTTCTTTGAGGTTATTGCCATCTGCTGGAGTTATG GGGCGAAACGACTTTCGGACAACCTAGAAGAGATGACTGGACAAAGGGCAAACATCTTCTTCAGAGTGTGTTGGCTGGTAGTTGCTCCTGTGCTGATCACT GTTATTCTGATCTTCTCCATCATCCAGTTCAAACCAGCCCGCTATGAGGACTACGTCTTCCCACCCTGGGCTCAGGGGGTCGGCTGGGTCATTGCCTTGGCCTCCATCATCTGGATTCCTTTGGGTGCCATTCACACACTGTGGGTGCTCCCTGGCTCATTCAAACAG AAACTGAAGCTGTCCATCAAACCGTATGCGCTGGATGAAAAGTCAAACGCGGCGTATTatgagaggggagggaagaaCAGAGATCCAGACATAGCTGCCATCAGCTCCAGCATCGATCTTGCTGTTAATCCTCCTGTGGAGGCGAAGTTCTGA